One Streptococcus sp. VT 162 genomic window, GGAGCAGATCGGTGTTGAGCGTTCGAGAAAAGCCCTCAAGGAAGCTGACTTGGTACTACTAGTATTAAATGCCAGTGAGCCACTGACCTCCCAAGATCGCCAACTATTAGAAATCAGCCAAGATACCAACCGCATTATTCTGCTTAACAAAACTGATCTGCCTGAAGCGATTGAAACTTCGGAACTACCTGAAGATGTCATCCGTATTTCAGTTCTTAAAAACCAAAACATCGATAAGATTGAAGAGCGCATCAACAATCTCTTCTTTGAAAATGCTGGTTTGGTCGAGCAAGATGCTACTTACCTATCTAATGCCCGTCATATTTCCTTGATTGAAAAGGCCGTTGAAAGCTTACAAGCTGTTAATGAAGGGCTGGAACTGGGGATGCCAGTTGATTTGCTTCAAGTTGACTTGACCCGTACTTGGGAAATTCTCGGAGAAATCACTGGAGATGCCGCACCTGATGAACTCATCACCCAACTCTTTAGCCAATTCTGTTTAGGAAAATAAGAAAAATCCATGATCCTTCTTGCGGTCATGGATTTTATTGTCTTTATTAGTAATCTGGTCTAAGGACACCTGTTACAGTTGCCTTAGTTGCTTCGTAGTCGCCATCTACGACAACTTTGATAATGCGTTTAGCATCTTCTTCTGGTGCTGGAACTAGAGGTAATCGAGTTGGTCCAGCTTCGAATCCCATATAGTTAAGGACCGCCTTAACTGGAGCAGGACTTGGATAAGAGAAGAGGGCATTGACTTTAGGAATGAATTTACGCTGAATAGCTGCAGCTTTCTTCATATCGCTTTCTGCAATGGCAGTAAACATCTCGTGCATCTCATCTCCATTTGTATGGGAGGCAACAGAAATAACCCCATCCGCACCAAGGTTCATGGCATGGAAGGCATCTCCATCTTCACCTGTATAAATCAAGAACTCTTCTGGCTTGTGCTCAATCAAGTAAGCCATATTAGCCAAGCTGGTACATTCTTTAACACCGATGATATTTGGGTGGTCAGCCAAGCGAAGCATGGTTTCTGGAGTTAATTCAACAACTACACGCCCTGGAATGTTATAAATGATAATAGGTAAATCTGATGCATCTGCAATAGCTTTAAAGTGCTGATACATGCCTTCTTGAGAAGGTTTGTTGTAGTATGGTACGATCGCAAGTCCAGCAGCGAAGCCACCAAAGTCTGCTACTTCTTTGACAAACTCGATCGAGTCACGTGTATCATTGGTACCTACACCCGCAATCAAAGGAACACGTCCATTAACAATCTTTTGTACAGCCGCAAAGAGTTCCAACTCCTCATCGTGGGTCAAGGTCGGACTCTCAGCAGTCGTTCCAGCTAGAAGAATGCCGTCTGTGTGATGGGCCAATAAATGCTCAATCAAGGCTGGAATGGCATCAAAGTTGATGGAGCCATCCTCATGGAAAGGGGTAATAAAGGCCGTGATGATTTTACACTCTTTTAAATCTTGATAAGACATGAGAAACACCTCTCTATTTCAAAGAAGGAGTTCATCTGAACTCCTAAACGATATGACTATTTTAATTCAAATTTCAACTCAGCTGTTGGACGAACCAATCCACGTTCATGAAGCGTTTCTGCAATCTGAACTGAGTTCCAGGCAGCACCTTTGAGAAGGTTATCTGAAACAACCCACATGTGGATTCCTTTTTCTGCATCCAAGTCTTTACGGATACGACCAACAAAGGTATCACGTGAACCAACTGCATTGATGGCTTGTGGATAGATTTGATGAGCTACATCATCTTCAAGAACTGCACCTGGGAAGGCTGCGATAGCTGCTTTCACTTCTTCGATTGGGGCCACTTCTTTTGTTTCGATATAAACTGACTCAGAGTGAGCTGATAAGACTGGAATACGAACACATGTTGCAGACACTGCGATGCTGTCATCTTCCATGATTTTCTTCGTTTCCTTGGTCATCTTCATCTCTTCGTAAGTGTAATCATTGTCTGTGAAGACATCGATTTGCGGAAGAGCGTTAAAGGCGATAGGATAGTGTTTCTTGTCACCACCTGAAGGCAAGATTTCCGCATGCAAATCACGTGGATTCACACCATCATTCAAGACTTCACGAAGTTCACGTTGTGTTTCAAGAATCGCTCCCATACCTGCACCAGAGACTGCTTGGTAAGTTGAAACGATGATACGATCCAAGCCCCATGTTTGACGAACAGGCTCAAGAGCCACCATCATTTGGATTGTTGAACAGTTAGGGCAGGCAATGATTCCGTTGTGGGCATCAAGTGCATGAGCATTGACCTCTGGAACAACCAAAGGAACATCTGGATTTTGACGGAAATAAGATGTGTTATCTACTACTACTGCCCCAGCTTGAACTGCGTATGGTGCATACTTAGCTGATGTCGAACCACCTGCTGAGAAGAGTGCAATATCAACACCCTCAAAGGCTGTCTCAGTTGTTTCTTCAATCGTAATATCTTGGTCTTTAAATTTCAAAGTTTTGCCTGCTGAACGTGCAGAAGCAAGGTAACGAATTTTATCGATTGGAAGTGTTGATTCTTCCAACATTTTTATCATCTGAGCTCCGACAGCACCTGTCGCGCCGACTACAGCAACTGTATATCCCATAAATAACCTCTTTCGGAATTTTCTAAAAATTTCTATAATAGATGTATTATACTACTTTTTCCAGAAATTGAAAAGCATTTTTGGGTTATATTTTCTGAAAATTAAAAATCCCTAGTCATTGACCAGGGACTAAGAGGCATCTTCATGTGATGAGCAGGTTCACACAACTCATCAAGGTCCGCTCCTGCGTTATGACCTCCTTATGCTCAATAGCAGTCCGAAGACTGCCTATCGACTCATCGCATCTACTATTCTACTAGATAGAGTCACTTTTGTCAACATCCAAAACTCTTGGGCTTCATTTTCATAGAGGTATAAGAAAAGCCTTGGTCTCCCAAGGTCATTTTGTTTCTATCATGCTAATTGCCGGGATTGAACCGGCGACCTCATCCTTACCATGGATGCGCTCTGCCAACTGAGCTAAATCAGCTTACCTAAAAAGTATACTATAGTTCTATGTTCTTGTCAAGCGCTCTCTTTTAATTTTATGGAATGAAAAAAGCTAGATTTAGCAAGAATCTAGCTTATAAACTTCTTATTTTGTTAGATCGATTCGCTGTCCCAATTTACCAATCAAAATCGCTCCCACTATAAGTGATGCAAACTCACCAATTCCAGTAGAGAACCATGTGAAGAAGAAGGGAGCTTCTGTCAAGATATGGAGTTCAGCTGCAATGGTAATCATTGAAATGGAGAAGAGGATTGAAAAGAAGAAATGATCTTTTCGAATCAATCCGTTAAAGAGGTAATCTTTGCTGTATTTTGCAAAGAGCAATACCCCTAGACTAAGGAAAACTAGGGTAGAACCTCCACCGACAAAGACATCTATTAGGCCAAAACTACTAAATAAATTAGCAATCATACATCCAATTGTCACACCGATGATATATTTAGGGTTGTAAAAGGCCAAGAAATTCAACATTTCTGAAATACGGAACTGATACGCCCCAAAACTAAGAACATTGATTGGTGGCGTAATAGTCAAAACTACATAAATAGCAGCAACAATGGCAATATCTGCCATGTCACGAACAGTTAATTTTTTCATGTTTTCTCCTTTGGCGGTTTCCCGCGTAAAATATGCTTGGTGAAAGAAGCTAAGCACCAAGGGTTGAGGTTATCAACCTTACTAGTATAGCACATTAGCCCGCTTTATGCTATACTAAAATCATGAAAAGACTAATAAAAGCTTTCTTTGATAACGAGATTCTCTCCTACCTATTTTTTGGTGGTGCTACTACTCTGGTTTCTATTTCATCACGTTTGGTTATTTACCATATCAGCCACCAGGAATTCCTCGCAACTGCCCTCGCAAATATTATTGGGATTCTCTTCGCCTTTCTCACAAATGATACAATCGTCTTTAAACAAGTGAGAAGGAATTGGCCGACTCGCCTGGCTAAGTTTTTCTTAGCTCGTCTCTCTACTCTTGGACTGGACCTTCTTTTAACTTATATCTTTGTTACAACCTTTCCTGATGTTATTGGCCAGTTTGTTGAATATAATATAGATAGGGTTAATATGATTGAAACTATCCTAGCACAAATTTTGATCATCATTTTAAACTATATTTTCAGTAAAATCTATATTTTTAAAAGGGACAACTGACCGCTTTAAGCGTTCAAGTTGCTTTTTGTCACAATTTAGGATATAATAAATTAGAAAATTAGGAAAGGAATTTATGAAAATGTTAAAGGATCTTAAAGAATTCTTGCTTCGTGGTAATGTCGTTGACCTTGCTGTCGGTGTGATCATTGCCTCTGCTTTTGGTGCTATCGTTACTTCATTTGTTAATGATATCATCACTCCACTCCTATTGAACCCAGCCTTGGAAGCTGCGCAAGTACAAAACATCGCTGAGCTTGCATGGAATGGTGTTACATATGGTAAATTCTTGAGCGCTGTTATCAACTTCCTTGTTGTGGGTACAGTTCTCTTCTTCGTTATCAAAGGTATTGAAAAAGCTCAAAACCTTCGTAAGAAAGAGGAAGTGGTTGAGGAAGCACCTGCTGCTCCAACTGAACTTGAAGTTCTTCAAGAAATCAAAGCTCTTCTTGAGAAAAAATAAAACAGATAAAGGATCTAGCTTAAAGCTAAATCCTTTTTCTTTACTCTTTTGGTAACTTCCCAGCCTTTTCGAGCATTTTCTTAATCAAGTAAGGCATCTTCACATTTTCACGACCTTTTTTCTCAATGAGTTTTTTGACAAATTCTGGCATCTGAAGGTCGTCTGTCTCCTCCATGATGTCCTTGGTAGTTGCCGAAGGTGCTAACTCATCAAAAGTTTCTTCTTCTGGGAGAAAAGCTTTAAATTCTTTGTCTTCATTGGCTCTTACAGTAGCAACTAAAGCGTCAATTAAACGGCTATCCGTATTGGGCATAGGTGGACGATGGTAGGTGACATCTAATTTTTGACACAACTCATAACATTCCACATCATTATCGAACAAGACTTCGATGTGCTCACTGATAAAACTAATCGGGACAAAAATATAATGCTCGGGATGTTGCTTTTGTTCTCGTAAATATTCTAAAACGTCTGGCTTGATCCAAGGGATTCCAATATCACTTTCGCTCTGCCAAGTATTGGTATACTGGTCGGCTGTTAGGCCGAGTTGTTCAGCGATTAGCTTGCTATTATCGAAAATTTGATCGATATATGGATCTCCATAGTCTAAGGCAAAAATGGGAACACTGTGTGCTGAAAAGATTACCTTGAAAGATTCTTCTCCCACATGGTTTCGTAAAATTTTGCTAATCTCATCAGTCCAGAAGTCCAGCAAAGCCTGTTGTTGATACCAGTCCTTAATTACTAAAAATCGGATCTGTTGGCTTTCCAGAAACTTTTCATACCCCATGACTGAGTAAAAAGAATAATGAGGTTCCAAAATCAAACAAATACATTCTTCAATACCATCAGACTCCATCTGCTTGATCACATCAGGGATAAAGGGCCGAGAAAACTTATTGGCAAAGTAGATACCGTACTCCTCGCCTAAACGTTCCTTGACTAAATCAACCTCCTCACGTGTAATCCGCTGCAAGGGCGTCCCACCGATAAGGACATAGTTGTCATAGAGAGTCTGAATCTCGTGGTCTTGGGGTCTAACACCACGACGAATATTTGTAAAAAATTCTGCTACTCCTTCAAAACTAATCTCCTCTGGAGATCCAAAGGTCATCATTAATATAGCTTTTTTCATGTTATCATCCTTATGATATTATTTTCACTATCTATTCTATCATGAAAGAAAAAAATAGTAAACGCTTCCGACGTCTACTATTTCTTTTGTTCTTTTGTCTTTCTATCTCGCCTTATGATTAGGATGATAACGACAAGGAGTAAAATAACGATAATCAGGAGAAGAAAGGCAAGGATATAAATCCAATGCGTTGGTAGGCCTTGATCGAAATACCGCGTCCCTACTGCTTCCCCACTTTTATCCTGGGCTGCTTTTACTGGTGCATCCGTTATTTTAGCTAAGAGGATATGCCGTCCGTTGGTAATATTAAGGAAACAGGTGCTTAATAAAACAATCTTGTCCGTTGAGGTCAAGGAAACATCTCGCTTGTACTTGGCTTTACTTAGCAAATATTGATAGTAGGCCTGGTGTTCCTCATCGTTGGAACTCAAAGTTCGGTAAATCTCCGTGTCATAGGCATCTACTTCTAAAATTCCAAATATCTCAAGCCCTCGTTCACGGCCGTTATAATAGATAGAGCCATAGCGATGCTTTTCAAAAAAATCTTGATCCGCAAATTTTTGAATCTCCCCAAACATAGCACCAGAAGCCATGGAGTGACCATAAATGATGGTGTTAAAGTCCGTAAAATTTGGGTTAAAACGATAGTCTAGGAATATAGAACCTGACACAGTATAATCGCCAAAGGCATTGCGGTCAAGGTATTTGACATTGTCCTGACTCTGTAAGAGAGGATAGTCTACCTTGGTCCCATCGAGGCTAATCCAACCACAAACATCCTTGTTGAGGTGTTGCAAGGTTTCAAAGCCCGTACTGCTGGCATCCTTTTCAATGGGATTATAATGATCGTAGTCGCTCGCAAGAGCTCTATCAGCTGTAAAAAGACAGAAAAAAGCTAGAAAGAGGGATAGAATGGCCTTTATGGCTTCGCGACTTGTACTTGTTTTCATATTTCCTTCTTTCTCCTTTCTAGCCTTGAAAATAAAAGAGCAAGAGAGGCTGTCCCTTTCTCTTTTATTGGTAGTTTAGTCAGTAATGGTATCTGCCCCTTCTTCCTTTGCTTCTCTTCTACGACGCAAGATCAAGTAGAGGATGATGAGCAAGAAGATCAATAGCAAGAGCAAGATAAATAAGATGATATACCATATCCACAAAGGAATCGATGAGAGAAATCGTCCGAGCGACGAATCATCAAAGACGCTGTAAGGAAATGGTTTTGATTTTTTCGTATGGAAGGTGTTCTTTGGAACCGTATCCGTAATCTTGGCAACTACGATATGTCTCCCATTTGTTACGTCTAGGAAACAGGTACTGAGAAGGATGATATGGTCATTTGGCCCCAGTGTAATGTCTCGTTTGTGAATGGCAACCGAGAGTAAGTGATCGATATATTCTTGGCGCCGATCATCCCCATTAATACCTGGATCGTAGATGTTAAAGTCATAGGCGTCCACCTCGAGCATTTCAAAGATTTCAAGACCTTTTTCAACGCCATTATAGTAAATACTGCCGTAGCGATGCTGGTCAAAAAATTCCTTATCAGAAAACTTTGCTACATCTCCAAACATAACCCCATTTTCTACATGGTGTCCGTAGATGATGGTATTAAAGTCT contains:
- a CDS encoding dihydrodipicolinate synthase, which gives rise to MSYQDLKECKIITAFITPFHEDGSINFDAIPALIEHLLAHHTDGILLAGTTAESPTLTHDEELELFAAVQKIVNGRVPLIAGVGTNDTRDSIEFVKEVADFGGFAAGLAIVPYYNKPSQEGMYQHFKAIADASDLPIIIYNIPGRVVVELTPETMLRLADHPNIIGVKECTSLANMAYLIEHKPEEFLIYTGEDGDAFHAMNLGADGVISVASHTNGDEMHEMFTAIAESDMKKAAAIQRKFIPKVNALFSYPSPAPVKAVLNYMGFEAGPTRLPLVPAPEEDAKRIIKVVVDGDYEATKATVTGVLRPDY
- a CDS encoding aspartate-semialdehyde dehydrogenase (catalyzes the formation of 4-aspartyl phosphate from aspartate 4-semialdehyde), whose amino-acid sequence is MGYTVAVVGATGAVGAQMIKMLEESTLPIDKIRYLASARSAGKTLKFKDQDITIEETTETAFEGVDIALFSAGGSTSAKYAPYAVQAGAVVVDNTSYFRQNPDVPLVVPEVNAHALDAHNGIIACPNCSTIQMMVALEPVRQTWGLDRIIVSTYQAVSGAGMGAILETQRELREVLNDGVNPRDLHAEILPSGGDKKHYPIAFNALPQIDVFTDNDYTYEEMKMTKETKKIMEDDSIAVSATCVRIPVLSAHSESVYIETKEVAPIEEVKAAIAAFPGAVLEDDVAHQIYPQAINAVGSRDTFVGRIRKDLDAEKGIHMWVVSDNLLKGAAWNSVQIAETLHERGLVRPTAELKFELK
- a CDS encoding queuosine transporter QueT, whose protein sequence is MKKLTVRDMADIAIVAAIYVVLTITPPINVLSFGAYQFRISEMLNFLAFYNPKYIIGVTIGCMIANLFSSFGLIDVFVGGGSTLVFLSLGVLLFAKYSKDYLFNGLIRKDHFFFSILFSISMITIAAELHILTEAPFFFTWFSTGIGEFASLIVGAILIGKLGQRIDLTK
- a CDS encoding sugar translocase, translating into MKRLIKAFFDNEILSYLFFGGATTLVSISSRLVIYHISHQEFLATALANIIGILFAFLTNDTIVFKQVRRNWPTRLAKFFLARLSTLGLDLLLTYIFVTTFPDVIGQFVEYNIDRVNMIETILAQILIIILNYIFSKIYIFKRDN
- a CDS encoding mechanosensitive ion channel protein MscL — protein: MLKDLKEFLLRGNVVDLAVGVIIASAFGAIVTSFVNDIITPLLLNPALEAAQVQNIAELAWNGVTYGKFLSAVINFLVVGTVLFFVIKGIEKAQNLRKKEEVVEEAPAAPTELEVLQEIKALLEKK
- a CDS encoding ferrochelatase, which produces MKKAILMMTFGSPEEISFEGVAEFFTNIRRGVRPQDHEIQTLYDNYVLIGGTPLQRITREEVDLVKERLGEEYGIYFANKFSRPFIPDVIKQMESDGIEECICLILEPHYSFYSVMGYEKFLESQQIRFLVIKDWYQQQALLDFWTDEISKILRNHVGEESFKVIFSAHSVPIFALDYGDPYIDQIFDNSKLIAEQLGLTADQYTNTWQSESDIGIPWIKPDVLEYLREQKQHPEHYIFVPISFISEHIEVLFDNDVECYELCQKLDVTYHRPPMPNTDSRLIDALVATVRANEDKEFKAFLPEEETFDELAPSATTKDIMEETDDLQMPEFVKKLIEKKGRENVKMPYLIKKMLEKAGKLPKE
- a CDS encoding sortase — translated: MKTSTSREAIKAILSLFLAFFCLFTADRALASDYDHYNPIEKDASSTGFETLQHLNKDVCGWISLDGTKVDYPLLQSQDNVKYLDRNAFGDYTVSGSIFLDYRFNPNFTDFNTIIYGHSMASGAMFGEIQKFADQDFFEKHRYGSIYYNGRERGLEIFGILEVDAYDTEIYRTLSSNDEEHQAYYQYLLSKAKYKRDVSLTSTDKIVLLSTCFLNITNGRHILLAKITDAPVKAAQDKSGEAVGTRYFDQGLPTHWIYILAFLLLIIVILLLVVIILIIRRDRKTKEQKK
- a CDS encoding sortase, which produces MKIKREKPKRSLSRRLVLAVDALMNHILLLLTALVFLFGFYALWDANQVYSQASSSEYEAYRPVSTSEKDELASFSGFHKLQQVNPEVLGWINVYGTNIDYPLVQAKDNEKYLNKDSKGEFAATGAIFLEARNESKFEDFNTIIYGHHVENGVMFGDVAKFSDKEFFDQHRYGSIYYNGVEKGLEIFEMLEVDAYDFNIYDPGINGDDRRQEYIDHLLSVAIHKRDITLGPNDHIILLSTCFLDVTNGRHIVVAKITDTVPKNTFHTKKSKPFPYSVFDDSSLGRFLSSIPLWIWYIILFILLLLLIFLLIILYLILRRRREAKEEGADTITD